In a single window of the Olivibacter sp. SDN3 genome:
- a CDS encoding homoserine kinase: MELTTAKTSVNNTGKEKDKVHVFAPATAANLVCGYDILGLALDEPGDEVVMVRAGEPGVRLVKITGDDGRLPLDPTKNTVSACVQLLLTHIGREDVGVEISLHKQMPIGSGLGSSAASTVAGLYAINQLLGSPLSKQELLPFALKGEELACGHGHADNVAPSLFGGITLIKSYEPLEVINLPVPKDLYCSVVFPHVDVPTRAARQMIRSKVELKEAVVQWGNIAGLISGLFMNDYGLIGRSMKDVLIEPTRAILIPEFYEMREVALAAGALGFGISGSGPSVFAFSTSKATAATITAQLSEHLKFKNIDSNGYTSAVNMQGPKEF; encoded by the coding sequence ATGGAACTAACAACAGCAAAAACATCGGTAAACAATACCGGTAAAGAAAAAGACAAAGTACATGTATTTGCACCCGCCACGGCGGCCAACTTGGTATGTGGTTACGATATTTTAGGATTGGCGCTCGATGAGCCTGGTGATGAGGTAGTGATGGTACGTGCCGGAGAACCCGGAGTGCGACTTGTAAAGATAACCGGCGACGACGGAAGGTTGCCGCTTGACCCAACGAAAAACACCGTTAGCGCTTGTGTACAACTGCTATTGACGCACATCGGGAGAGAAGATGTTGGTGTAGAAATAAGTTTGCATAAGCAAATGCCCATTGGCAGCGGTCTTGGCTCCAGTGCTGCCAGTACAGTGGCTGGGCTTTATGCGATCAATCAACTGTTGGGCAGCCCCCTGAGTAAACAGGAACTTTTGCCTTTTGCTTTAAAGGGGGAAGAGTTAGCCTGTGGCCATGGCCATGCCGACAATGTCGCGCCCTCACTTTTTGGAGGTATTACCTTGATCAAAAGCTATGAACCCTTGGAAGTAATCAATCTTCCCGTGCCGAAAGACCTTTACTGTTCGGTAGTTTTTCCTCATGTAGATGTGCCCACCCGGGCAGCACGGCAAATGATCCGCTCTAAGGTAGAACTAAAGGAAGCCGTGGTACAATGGGGTAACATTGCCGGGCTGATCAGCGGTCTTTTTATGAATGACTATGGACTGATTGGTCGCAGCATGAAAGACGTGCTAATAGAGCCTACACGAGCAATCCTTATCCCTGAATTTTACGAAATGCGGGAAGTTGCCCTGGCTGCGGGAGCATTGGGCTTTGGTATCTCTGGCTCAGGACCATCTGTTTTTGCCTTCTCCACCAGCAAAGCGACTGCCGCCACCATAACCGCACAGCTAAGTGAACACCTAAAATTCAAAAATATTGACAGCAATGGATATACATCGGCAGTAAATATGCAGGGGCCGAAAGAATTTTAG
- the thrA gene encoding bifunctional aspartate kinase/homoserine dehydrogenase I: MKVLKFGGTSVGSVKSINNLLEILKQGYAQGEKPVVVLSAMSGVTNLLTQMAEEAEKGISFNHALKELELKHFTVVKQLIQLKNQNPVFTQLKIFLNELEDLLQGVLNLRELSLQSKDLIVSYGERCAAFLISKIAEQYFPESLFVEATSLIKTDSSFGNARVDLSLSEQIIRHFVQQHPQRFLFVTGYIASNENGRVTTLGRGGSDYTAAIFGAALQAESIEIWTDVDGMLTADPRMVKKAFPLPILSYTEAMELSYFGAKVIYPPTMIPAFMKKVPIVIRNTFNPNFPGTLIQQDSGQTHFPIKGISSINAISVINLTGSGMIGKAGFSGRLFSLLARKQINVVLITQSSSEHSITFAIHPTDALRAQQLIESEFELELIAKKLEAPVIEHDLSVLAIVGENMKQTPGMSGKLFYALGRNGINVRAIAQGSSEYNISVIINQADLSKALNAVHDAFFTALKKTLHAFCLGTGNIGSTLFRQLLEQKDFLRDNNDIQVKIVGISNSRKMLFNNEGVNLNSWQEALDQQGEKADLAIFIDRMQKLNLPNCIFVDNTASEAPINYYLPIFESNISIVTCNKIANSSSYGQYKLLRDTARKHGVDFYYETNVGAGLPIVRTLKDLMTSGDRIIRIEAILSGTISYIFNNFTGDASFHDIVKTAQELGYTEPDPRDDLRGTDFMRKMLILARDGGDVIEPADVQLGSILPEACLQAPTVAAFYEELKKADPYFNDLKEKATKENKAIRYIGKLVNGRASIDLELVDESHPFYNLSGSDNIISFTTERYKERPLVVKGPGAGSEVTAGGVFADLINVGA; encoded by the coding sequence GGCCGAGGAGGCAGAAAAAGGCATAAGCTTTAACCACGCATTGAAAGAGCTGGAGCTGAAACACTTCACCGTTGTGAAACAGCTGATACAGCTTAAAAATCAGAATCCTGTTTTTACCCAGTTAAAAATCTTCCTAAATGAGCTGGAAGATCTTTTACAGGGCGTACTTAATCTACGGGAATTAAGTCTGCAGAGTAAGGATTTAATTGTAAGTTATGGAGAACGCTGCGCTGCCTTTCTGATCTCAAAAATTGCCGAACAGTACTTCCCGGAAAGTCTCTTTGTAGAAGCTACTTCACTCATTAAAACAGACAGTTCTTTTGGTAATGCGCGCGTTGATCTTTCGCTGAGTGAACAAATTATCCGGCACTTTGTGCAACAACATCCCCAGCGCTTTCTTTTCGTTACCGGATATATCGCCTCTAATGAAAACGGTAGGGTAACAACGCTTGGTAGAGGAGGGAGCGATTATACTGCGGCTATCTTTGGAGCCGCTCTACAGGCAGAATCAATTGAGATCTGGACCGATGTGGATGGCATGCTTACGGCAGACCCTAGAATGGTAAAGAAAGCTTTTCCACTACCTATACTGTCGTATACCGAAGCTATGGAACTGTCTTATTTCGGAGCCAAGGTTATCTATCCTCCAACCATGATTCCGGCATTCATGAAGAAGGTGCCTATCGTTATCAGGAACACTTTCAACCCCAATTTCCCTGGCACGCTTATTCAACAGGACAGCGGCCAAACACACTTTCCCATCAAGGGTATATCATCTATCAACGCTATTAGTGTAATCAACCTTACGGGTAGTGGCATGATTGGCAAGGCAGGTTTCAGTGGACGCCTATTTTCACTTTTGGCACGAAAGCAAATCAATGTAGTGCTTATCACGCAATCGTCCTCTGAACACAGCATCACCTTTGCGATTCATCCGACAGATGCACTTCGGGCACAACAACTGATCGAGTCGGAATTCGAGCTGGAGTTAATCGCAAAAAAACTGGAAGCACCCGTAATAGAGCATGATTTGTCTGTTTTAGCCATTGTTGGCGAAAACATGAAACAAACACCTGGGATGTCGGGCAAATTATTTTATGCTTTAGGCCGTAACGGCATAAACGTCAGGGCAATTGCTCAGGGCTCATCTGAATATAATATATCGGTTATTATCAATCAGGCAGACCTCTCAAAAGCCCTTAACGCCGTACATGATGCTTTCTTTACTGCGCTGAAAAAAACCTTACATGCGTTCTGTCTGGGAACTGGCAATATTGGATCTACACTTTTCAGACAACTATTGGAGCAGAAAGATTTTCTGCGCGACAATAACGATATACAGGTGAAGATAGTAGGAATTAGTAACTCTCGAAAAATGCTCTTTAACAACGAGGGGGTTAACCTAAACTCCTGGCAGGAAGCGCTTGATCAACAAGGAGAAAAAGCCGATCTGGCGATATTTATCGATCGGATGCAAAAACTCAATCTTCCAAATTGTATTTTCGTTGACAACACCGCCAGTGAAGCACCCATAAACTATTACCTGCCGATTTTCGAATCGAACATTTCCATTGTTACCTGTAACAAGATAGCCAACTCTTCTAGCTACGGACAATATAAACTTTTACGTGATACCGCACGGAAGCATGGCGTGGACTTTTACTATGAGACCAACGTTGGTGCAGGCCTTCCGATTGTTCGTACGCTAAAAGACTTGATGACCAGTGGCGACCGTATCATTCGCATCGAAGCCATCCTTTCGGGCACCATATCTTACATCTTTAACAATTTCACAGGCGATGCCTCTTTTCATGATATTGTAAAAACGGCACAGGAACTGGGTTATACCGAACCCGATCCAAGGGACGATTTGCGAGGCACAGATTTTATGCGAAAAATGCTCATTTTAGCTAGAGATGGTGGAGATGTTATCGAACCAGCCGATGTACAATTGGGATCAATTTTACCAGAGGCCTGCCTTCAGGCGCCTACCGTTGCTGCTTTTTATGAGGAGCTTAAAAAAGCAGATCCCTATTTTAACGATTTAAAAGAAAAAGCAACAAAGGAAAACAAAGCCATCAGGTATATCGGTAAATTAGTGAACGGTCGGGCATCAATTGATTTAGAATTGGTTGATGAAAGCCATCCTTTTTACAATTTATCGGGAAGCGACAATATTATTTCGTTTACTACTGAGCGGTATAAAGAACGCCCACTTGTAGTAAAAGGCCCTGGTGCAGGAAGCGAGGTTACCGCGGGAGGCGTATTTGCCGACTTGATAAATGTCGGGGCATAA